A single window of Synergistaceae bacterium DNA harbors:
- a CDS encoding type II secretion system F family protein, which yields MNFRYRARQQDGEIIEGYVAADSQKHALEQLRNRNVVVINLTEQGANTSLAKSSKSKKGFSLKAILNADIGHLFSSGKVSLKDLMVFFRQLATMEGAGVGLASALDVITSQESNYALKKILTDIKARLDRGVTLSQAMSQHPAFNALLVSLVEAGEEGGMLDYSLEQGAVLLEKQQALRSKVKSALFYPAFVMTFAVGILIFFFMFLVPKFKETFAAMNIDLPAITLYLFAAGEWFSAHWYIIAIAAIGFTFLWIFLCKNRATRKTMDKFKLKIPILKTLLFKASMARSARTFASLVSAGVPVIRSLEMAEGTAGNMVVAEGFDELRANAIKGVSLGDSARQAGIFPVLVSQMMRIGEETGHLDTMLERVATWYDQELDEQIKATVSLLEPVMIVFVGGIIAVIAIAIFSPVTSAIIQLS from the coding sequence TTGAATTTCAGGTATCGCGCAAGACAGCAGGACGGCGAAATAATTGAGGGTTATGTCGCTGCAGACAGTCAAAAACACGCGCTCGAACAATTACGCAATAGAAATGTCGTAGTAATAAATTTAACTGAACAGGGAGCTAATACTTCTCTTGCTAAATCAAGCAAATCTAAAAAAGGTTTCAGCCTCAAAGCTATTCTTAACGCTGATATAGGGCATTTATTCTCATCGGGTAAAGTCTCGCTAAAAGATTTGATGGTATTCTTCCGCCAGCTCGCAACAATGGAAGGCGCAGGGGTCGGGCTTGCTTCAGCACTCGATGTTATAACGAGTCAAGAGTCAAATTATGCTCTCAAGAAAATTTTAACTGATATTAAAGCTCGTCTTGATAGGGGAGTTACTTTAAGCCAAGCAATGAGTCAGCACCCCGCATTTAATGCCTTGTTAGTCTCACTTGTTGAGGCAGGAGAAGAGGGCGGTATGTTAGATTATTCACTCGAACAGGGCGCAGTATTACTCGAAAAACAGCAGGCACTCCGCAGTAAAGTCAAGAGCGCATTATTTTATCCTGCTTTCGTAATGACATTTGCTGTAGGAATTCTAATATTTTTCTTTATGTTTCTTGTTCCCAAATTTAAGGAAACTTTTGCAGCCATGAATATAGATTTACCCGCTATAACTCTTTATTTATTCGCGGCCGGTGAATGGTTTAGTGCTCACTGGTACATTATTGCTATTGCCGCAATAGGATTTACATTTTTATGGATATTTTTGTGTAAAAACAGGGCAACTCGCAAAACTATGGATAAATTCAAGCTCAAGATTCCCATTTTGAAAACTTTATTATTCAAAGCGTCAATGGCAAGATCTGCGAGAACTTTTGCGTCCCTCGTGTCAGCTGGAGTCCCCGTTATTCGCAGTCTCGAAATGGCAGAAGGTACAGCCGGAAATATGGTAGTTGCTGAAGGTTTTGACGAGTTAAGAGCAAACGCAATCAAGGGCGTATCACTGGGAGACTCAGCAAGGCAGGCCGGAATCTTCCCCGTTCTAGTCTCTCAAATGATGAGAATCGGCGAAGAAACAGGACATCTTGATACAATGCTTGAAAGAGTCGCTACTTGGTACGATCAGGAATTAGACGAGCAAATAAAAGCTACTGTCTCATTATTGGAGCCCGTTATGATTGTCTTTGTCGGCGGTATAATAGCAGTAATTGCCATCGCGATTTTCTCGCCAGTAACTTCGGCAATAATTCAATTGTCATAA